The genome window CAGGATCTTATCCTTTTGTTTAGTGCCCGAAAATCATGACTATAAGTGAGGGAACATCGAATAATTGTTACTTTTTGGCTTGATGATACATGATGGTCCAGTACAGCATCCTCATGGCTCTAGACATCAACTTACCTGCCAATCTCACACTCCTTGAACTCAGGCACAAACAAGATCTTAAGGTATTTGAACCTTGTCACCTTAGGCAGGGATTCTTCATATTCTATGGTGCTTTTCTGACTTACACTAGACTGGTCCATATTGCTGACCAAGCCAGCTAGAACTTATGCAAAGAGACAACATGCTATCCTGGACTACTTCTGCTCCTGGACTGTGCTCCTTGATATTCTGTCCATGCTGTCCCGCTTTTGATTTATAGCGTCACACTTCTCCCGTTGTTATCACGGCAGCAGCACGACGGACGCACTGTTCATGATGAGCCAGCGTCATGCTTTAAAGGGCCTATGATATTtcatcagtgttattggccttggtatatgatagaggttgcatatctattgtgaaatgtgccatatatatttttttaatattgatgtattcgtaataaatcacgatcataacagcataaaaatgacttccgctaacaacaatcgatcgctgcgccgagagcatccacttcagcaatgttcgggcgatgacgtcacaagtagaatacagccgccgccagtgttcgtctgcgttgaagcgtccagcaaagactgctgtcaattattacgacgaaatgcattcgcgcAAAGGTAGAGCGCAAAGGTAAggcgtgctacttgtttactgtatttattgtttcaagcataaagccataatcggtctaggcctactgtatgaaacgagttgacatacaaatataaactgtaatgtaaatgtttcctaaatttccctcgggatgaatacagtatctatctatctatctacaccaggccctagccaatatctgtgtgttattgtttgtagtattaataactttagctaattacatttcattagcttaattaagtatagattaaatgtttataacaggcttccccattttattctgtagttttagtaaaagcgtgagtctatttaacttttaactatcaccccacataggtattgaaacattggtgaatgaagccactgacagaactgaggacacctgtatgatcagcgaccatctattggacatccacactggggaggaagctgtgtgtgcaccagtaagtatacagactgtacgtcatctgtacattacagttgtagtaccagcaGACCTgtacatgacgtgttaaaaatacaatcaccacatgcatgtacataattcatatatttgtttaatttgatatcattggtctctcaatcaattcaaccacatcttttattatgaatgttattagatattttctttacgcagagtaaacatgcaatacaataccaagctggtttgaaagatttatgtgtaaagttgtgttttgtacacttcagacatgtcagaaaggaattgctgtgcagacggatcccccttcacggacacaccacaagtccatgcaggcgtgaccacgtgtcaggtcagctggactgcaagttccaatccatgttggttgttccaattcagcatcataatatatatatatatatatatatatatatatatatatatatatatatatatatatatatatatatatatatatatatatatatatatatatatatatatatatacacatacatacatacatacatacatacatacatacatacatacatatatattatatataatgcttgattataaaacatattttttgcagagtatgttactgaactcttgaccgagactcaatgctttgtgccaagacaatgttgatgaggaacccttcgaagtcccagctccactcagcagtcggtggaagaaccaaacaagagggatgctgttgtgatgcatagaagcagattcaatcactgaactgacattgtgttttgttattgactctaataaagtgctggatacttgaacaacgtgtagttgtcagatggaaacgtagcacagatcttttgaatggcacatgatggcattctgtggttcttaccaaatattcccagcagaatctcaccggctGGCTGTATGCCatatagcgatacattctgtaacatacaagataatacatgtcaatggtaatcacttcaaccttatttgcttatttatctatgtattctgtgacCATTtgactccccataaatacatcaaagtttctgagctctacacatttgtgcacacaagtaacttactcattacgtggctgatgacctgcttgttgtctgttcctcttcaaatacctgtggtaggctgtctgcaacacccaaacatccagacactttgatttgaatcctgggtgatctgttatgcaggttatgtttgcaccatgtccctcatattcattgagttcctccatgacatccttttctgggcagcagctcttcaattgcttccataattgtacagttttcacatgtacacctaaatgtacaaaagaagagtggtaaggacatgtacacaatatgcaatatccagaaaaaaggccaatattaacatcgtcttaatttcatactatttatatgcctgtgtttgacaacaggctcgtaagcactataggtgagacggtcagtatacagactatactttataaaccagcgctgtcctccggtctgtttgttagctaatagctaatgctttatatacagcctcgtaatatatgacgtttgacatcagacacaacgatagaacctcaacggtagaaacttcgagaaaaaatcaagttatcaagctttacagacgtcgatgtgtcccaAGTAGAgcagtaattgaatatttagggatcgagcaatttgcggacaactagtcgggttcataacaattcaaggaaaccaagctatcgactcgatataggatagcttgctaTCGACTCGACAGACTcgacgtctgccgcttctgcctgtgtatgtctgtgtattcaactggtggactgtattctacttgtgacgtcagaacacggcgtcgggtgtttccggtagcggcaatgtaaacattggTGCTTGACATActaaattatgatttattaaatactgcgatcaatgtgtcataaataacacatcattttacaccacaaatagcatttactatcatcagtagaaattcatgtttatcatttcgtaggccctttaagtgtatttcccacAGTTACTGTTTATACTCTTTCATTTACTTTGTGATATGAGTGATGGTGGGAAGGTCTCCCTTGTTTTTTATTACTGAATGTGACACTATTCCGCCTGGTCGCTGGGTTTAAGTTGTTCCATGGTCCATTCACTGTGAGAGAGGGTGAGCAGAAGATAACTGAGCCTTTCTTCAACTTGCTTCATATTTCCTTCACTCTCTCAATTTCTACCCACATCAGAAACTTGTAGGAGAAAACTCAAGCAGCCCGAGCTGACCTTCTTGAGGTGCATGGTATAGAGATACATGGTATCGCCGCAGGTCACTAGGTTACCTaacaaggaaacaaagaaaagtgtttgTTCAGGGTTTCCCCTGCACTGCCGCTGCAGAATTGTGAGGGCAGCTGCTAACATTTCACACGTTTATTTATATCCTCTGCTCTCGTGTTTCACCGAGTGTGGCGCTTAGCCTTTCCACATGCTGTacacacagtgaagtgaagTTAACGTTGTTCATAACAGTTATAAACTGGCTGTGTAGTGAACAACGCGCTAATGTGCTGACAtattccatgtttttgtgtttttagctgGGCTAGGCCAGAGAATATTATGTTAGATGTTATGCCCTCATTGTTATCTGTGAAATTTGCTGGAGGTGTAATGTGTGCGTTTTATGTGGAGTGAGTATTGTGCCGGACTctgtcaaaaaaacaaacatgcgtGTGCAGTTAGTATGAAGTCAGCAGTAACGTAGCAGTCAATaaggggtgggcaattaattttGCCTCATGAGAAACTGGGACTGTTGTGGAGGGGTCAGGGTTATTTGTCTTGTTCAGTGAGAGAAATCCAGTCTTTGTTGGGCTTGAACAACTGCACTGAGGTtaggttgaatgtctgaggtggatatgtgaATGACAGCTGATggtgatcatcagtgagagaggatctgtatctggatttgttaaacttcatcactgagaatgtttGTTCACATATGTAAATAGATCCAAAGAGAACCAACATCTTCTGAGCATacctcctcatgtgtggaaagttctcctctttgaGAAAAGAATAGAAATCCAGCAGTGATACTGActtaaagtgctctgacagaagtgtgtcagactgcaggtcaatgagtttaTGATGAACATCACTGCAAGTGAAGGGAGAagaaatcatgtgcatttcactCTCAACTGTTTTGAAGTCTTCAAAGCGCCTtaaaaactcaccatgcagtgctgctaacatggatgagtacctgcaGAGGTGATtggctgatggtgtggcttctcTTAGTGTTGGCatgtgggtgagaatgttgccCTCCAATTGGCTTGAAAGGAACTGCAACTTCCTCATGAAAGCCTGTAAGACTGTACATTTCATGTGCCTTACAGTTTGGTATTTAATCCATTCATCAGTGCAGTCACATCAACAGCAAATGCAAGATATgtcatccagtctgcatctgagaGAGTCCTTGCATTTCTTTTCATAAAATTCTCAAATCTCAGCTCCCATACTCTCTTAAACACTTTTCCCAGGCTGAGCCTTCTGACAGCTGtgtggtagcctatgtcaccATGTTCAGTCTCATgctcctccaaaagtgcaacaaataGCCTGTGATTCAATGCTTTTACAACATCAGTAACATGGTAAATTGTTAGCACATTCTTACATAACAcctcctgatgtataatacaatgcaaaaatacacattttatctCAAAGTCTTTCGTTGTTTTGCAGCTGAAGCTTCAAATTTTCAGCAATGTCTTCGATCCTTCTCGTTACGGTTTGCCTGGAGAGCGGCACATTCTcaaatgcttcttttttctcAGGGCATATTAGCGTTGCAGAGTCCACCAAACATTGTTTTTGACTGCTCCATGCCTGGATGTGTGAAGCTtggtaaaaagtccttgttgacCTTGCAGCTTAGCTAGCAAAGCTTCGGATGCCCGTGCCCGCTCTCCATCAGTCAAGTTCTTGGATTCCTCTGCATGTTTAGTCTTGTAATGGCGATTATTATAATTTTGATACCTAATTTACCACTGGCTTCACGTGGGCCGGTCAGATTTCGCCAAAGGGCGGGATGCCCAGGTCTGCAGTAAAGTGTGTGAACTCCTCAAGACCACCAGCTGATAAAAGctagcagcaacaacaacagctcaaGCATAAGGTGGTCTGACTTTTAAGGCCACCCCACCCCCCTGTGTTTTTGGATTGGGTAAGACAATGTATTAGATCCTTAATTATACATCCTTAATTGTAATGTAGAGGCTTTTTCTTTCCCTGTAACTTATTTTGCTCTGCAATCATGGTATCATCTCAGAATAAAGTATTCAAAACAGGAAGCTAATTAAAAGGTCAACCActgaaagacaataaaaactACATACAAATAGGCTTCCATTAGAAATCTGCATTGGAGAAACATGTGAGTAGATTTCATAAATGAGAgaagttcattttaaaatgtttttttctgatgcCTGCATACAATAGACTCAAGGAATGAGACTCAACAAGGGTGGGGACTGCAAAACAGTTAAAGCTTGTCAGAGCTTTATCGTCGAGAGAACAAGGAAAAAGAGCACACCTCTGACAGAACACAGTGCTGACGTCCAGTACTGTTCTCCACATTAAACACTGTGCTTCGGACAGCATAGGTTTGAGAGACATTTCAATTCAATGGATTTTTTCAACTCAGCTCTTGGAAAAAACATCAGTTTTGTGCGTCCTGAATATTTCATAATAAGTGGATTTAATGGCATACCTTATATCCACTATTACTatgtctttctcttttgtgtttatattgttgCAGTGCTGGGGAACACAGCTGTGATGGCAATAATATACTTGGACCATAATCTAAGAACTCCAAaatatgttgtagtttttaatttagCATTTGTGGACCTGTTTGGTAGTTCTGCTTTGGTGCCGAAGATTCTTGACATATTTCTGTTTAACCATCAGTACATCCCCTACAGCGACTGCTTggctttcctttttttctgcttCACCAGCCTTTCAATGCAGGTTCTTAATCTGGTTGCACTCTCCTATGACAGACTGATAGCGATCACCTTCCCACTGCACTATCAAGTGAAGGTGACCCACAGGTTCATGCTGTCTCTGATTGCCTGTTTCTGGGTCTTTGTTATAATTGCTGTACTCATTTCAGTTGGTCTTCTCACAAGACTTTCCTTCTGTAAGTCTGTGGTTATTAACAGCTATTTCTGTGACCATGGACAGATATACCGGCTGGCCTGCAATGACTATACACCCTCCCGTGTCATTGGTGTGTTGTTAGTAGTCGTTATTCTTTGGTTTCCACTAACATTTATcctgtttacttatttatgtaTAGGCTATGCATTGTCTAAAGTAGCCACAGTTCAGGAAAGAGTGAAGGCCTTTAAAACGTGCACAGCTCATCTCTCATTAGTGGCAATATATTTTATCCCACTGTTAATCACATTTACCTTTATGGGAAAATTACATCCAAATGCCAGGATCATAAACTTGTCTCTGACCTCCGTATTTCCTCCCATGTTGAACCCAATCATTTATGTTCTGCAGACACAAGAAATCAAAGAATCTGtgaaaaaagaattaaaaagaaaaattccCAAATTTCGGTGAAGGATGTAAtcataaaatgatcatttgtgtatatattttggGTCTTGTGTTTAGGACATTATGTACAATAAAGTAAAACCTTTTGAGTAAAACAAATTAAGCAACAGCTATTGTTAAGACGAGATACTTTTGTTCTAACATCCCACACATATTCTAACaggaataaaatataataaatgtcattataatattttaaagataAAGATTTTGGTGCAAAGTCtaaaacataatacataatacattctttaaaaaaatgttttaaataaataattactaaTATCAAAGATTTATTGCAATCAAATGTTGTAATATTTTTCTGCTTCTTCATGGTCTCCATATATAAATCAATATACTGTGTTTTCTAACTCAACACTACTTCACATAAAACCTCTCTGGCCATTCAGGGACATACTGACGTTTCTTGAAGAACTTTATTATGAAGCAGCTACAGGAAGTGTGGATTCTGTGGAGCTGAATGATTTGTATTTCAAAATGCTGTACGATGAAGAACGCACATTTGCACAAATATTTTTGACATGTTTAACCAGCGTGAGTTTATCATCAATGATTGAGGTCTTATTTAGGCTACATAAACCAATCCTGAAGCTCTGAAGCAAAAGATGTGGAAGAGGAAGGAACTTGCACCATTATGCCTATCACTATTTTATTGCACTcttctatttctttattttattttttaaatgtctgaagtATACTgtttgttgcattgttggaaGAGCCTTTTGTGCATATgtcaataaagcctttgaatttaatataattatggGTGGACCGTCCACCCGTtttcgtctatttagtgagaaaaactgttttgagatcacaatcacaacagcaagtacagtaggcatctcacacaagcaagcaaactcacaatcaaacccataacttctcatcataatcctgtaatcagtaataatccaaagaaaacacttcctgtgtcattgcagaggtctaatagatcgtttccagtacaaatgtatccatcttgaacatcatcacattgataaaagcccatgaacagctgttgcaatctttgaaatcagctgatcgatgtgtttattttcgcaATGATAATCGATAAAAACGGCACGTAGCAAGCTGTTAGCTTTATTATGATATTTGCTAACAGGATGccaaactctgacctttcgattgacacttcatttgagccaatcggagtattttcttcaaattcagtatagtcagaccactattactcagtgccagaagcactttggagtgattcttcaatgttttaagaacaataagagagttatcttttgaatgagaccaaaatcatgcagctggtggaAATGGTTagagagcagctttcaatttactttgggtatgtcatttgtaggtattttcagataaattcccccacctcttaagacaggggtcgggaacctttttggctgggagagccataaaagccatatttttaaatgtatttccttgagagccatatatttaataaaattgagttttaagtatatcacgtctctgagtactaaaagcagtatcagtgtttcccctaccattgtctgtggccccctctgatttttatttatttaatattcacaactcacttttcacattgaacaggtgctcttttattaaataaactagacgtttatgttatttatctaatttatgtgcacgtttctgtgtctactgcacgggtgtcaaactcaaggccacaattatatccggcccgcgagaaaatataatttctctatcataactggcctgccggttttggtaattaaatcaatgcatggcacaaccacgggaaaatacatatatgaggaagtatctaaatgtgtgaatgaaatgaaactgccccgggacaaactgacgggactgacgacagacggagcctgcgatgtgatgaaaagagcggattagtgcaggatgcgggagaagatgcagcgggagaactgtgcaggtgagctgacggtgtatcaccgcatcacacaccaggaagcgctgtgttgtaaagctatggagatggaacatgtaataagcaccgtaacacagacaggaaacttcaTAAGAGtaaatgtaagtcttttcctgaggagatacattctgaacatgacggtgcgatggctgagtcgaggaaaagtgctgaatagatttttcgagttgcgtgaggaaatctggccgtttttggaagcaaagggaaacacaccacagatctctgggacgaaaagtggcgatgtgagctggcctgtttgtgcgacataacgaagcatctcactgttaaacgtccagcttcagggctgtgtgatcacggacatgtatgatgcagtgacagcgcTCCaggccgagctgcctgtgggagactctgatgcagcaaggaaactttggtcactacgtgtttccaaacactgacaaaccatctccaccgctgtgttcccgactgcgcatgaactgctcagcaatccgtttgcagttgacatggaaacagcacatgtgaccatccaaatggagctgattgacctccagtgtaacaacacactcaaggcaaagtatgactctgtgggcgctgcacagtttccaagcttcacccccgaaacgatgccttaattttggccctctctgtgattgagtttgacacccctggtctactgcttgctttgctcagtttctcctctgctgtttcgcgaagggcagtgCTCcgtgctaattgacacacctgaacccagcattgctaattgacacacctgaacccagcgttgctaattgacacacctgaacccagtgTTGCTAATTGACACATCTGAACCCAGCTAAAATCAGCGCTCTCATTCGCCAGTTGCCGACTCCACTCCCCTAT of Cottoperca gobio chromosome 14, fCotGob3.1, whole genome shotgun sequence contains these proteins:
- the LOC115018948 gene encoding olfactory receptor 6C4-like codes for the protein MDFFNSALGKNISFVRPEYFIISGFNGIPYIHYYYVFLFCVYIVAVLGNTAVMAIIYLDHNLRTPKYVVVFNLAFVDLFGSSALVPKILDIFLFNHQYIPYSDCLAFLFFCFTSLSMQVLNLVALSYDRLIAITFPLHYQVKVTHRFMLSLIACFWVFVIIAVLISVGLLTRLSFCKSVVINSYFCDHGQIYRLACNDYTPSRVIGVLLVVVILWFPLTFILFTYLCIGYALSKVATVQERVKAFKTCTAHLSLVAIYFIPLLITFTFMGKLHPNARIINLSLTSVFPPMLNPIIYVLQTQEIKESVKKELKRKIPKFR